Genomic DNA from Xiphophorus hellerii strain 12219 chromosome 16, Xiphophorus_hellerii-4.1, whole genome shotgun sequence:
ATGACAAATGGAGATGACGCGTCACgtttattcaaatttaaacatgaatccatgctttgttttttttttacgtacGTTGATGGCTGCTATGGTGACCATGTTGGAGCCGTAAAGCTTCAGCCACATCTCCTGCACGGCCTTCCAGAACTCTCCGCAGCGCTCCGGGCTCTTCCCGTACATCTCCAGGATATCCAGGCCGGCGGAGAACACCTTGGGCTGGTTCTGGATTCAACAGAGCCACAGGTTCACAGAACTATTTACCACCGCCACactgatctacacaagcagACGGTACCGAGGTGATGATGAGGCCTCTGCAGCCTTTGTCCATCTCCAGCTTCTCCAAAGTGATGCAGATCTCTGTGAGGAAGTCTAGACTGAGGCTGTTGACCGGAGGACTCTGCATGTGCATCACGGCCACGCCTGAACACAGAGAAGAAGAGATGCTGGACTTCAGCATGAACACTCCAAACATGGAGGCCGTGTCTCAATGCAATCCCACATtcaccagtgttgtataaagtactgaaatctcagagtcaagtaaaagtacaagtacctctccaaaatacgactttggtaaaagtcgaagtcactgactgaaatgttacttgagtaaaagtcttaaagtatctgaaacgtcttgtacttaagtatggaaattactgtaaaaatggatgtactcaagtaatgtaatgaaaagtacaagtaaaaagtaaaacaaggcaagtgtgaatgacatttcttatattttggtaaacttgtcaaataaacttaaaataatgtacccaaccaagtgcaggcaaaatgaaacctgctaataaattgttccagttttaaagagtagcgcatgttaatggtttgtggttttgaacttgcatgcctttcctatattcgttaaatttagtctaaattgctatcgctatggcttctgtcccccattgaactagggtgaccagacgtcctctttttcccggacatgtcctacttttcagacctaaaaagatgtccggggggaatttaaaaattgtccgggattttggtcaactgcctcaaacacattacatagcttacagtgcattatagggcacggcgctgcgtgtcacgtaatccctgagccgcgtcagtgcgggcagcactcttctgtgttcgtCCCTCCGTCCCACCCGCTgtacggtgttctgatttctgatttccccaacaatgggagaagcgaaacaggtgtatcctattggaggtgatgaacaagcccaggcaagcaggctacggactttgttcggtagcctacttgctaatcagtaggtggggtcaaaacactttgtttctctctctcgcttttttgtaacgagtaactaaaccacacattgaaaatgtatcggagtaaaagtacgcaattaagttcggaaatatagtgaagtaaaagtgaaagtcatcaaaaattttcatactcgaggaaagtatgaagtactccaaaatatacttaagtaaagtagtgaagtatttttacttcgttactatacaacactgacaTTCACGTTTATTAGATTTTGTCCAGGATTAATCCTTATTAATCAATGAGATTAATAAGGGTGGGCCTTATTAATTCCATTGAGAATATGTGGCAAGACTAAAAGATgttactataaaaataaaatgttatttcaccaccccagtctgctgAACAGAacccaatatatatatatatatttttttttaattgggtAAACAACAGTCTTCTGTCTTCTTCTGTCCAAACCCCGCATCGGAGGAAAATGGATGGCAATAAAACCACAAGTCGCACCTGTAGTCTGGTCATGATCCACGATGAGCTTGGCTGAGCTGGAGTTGTTCCTTTGACTGATGGAGCTGGAGGAAGGACACAGCCTGCCATGACTGCTGCAGGAGAGGAGACcttcagcaaaaacacaaaaacaggctGTCTCACCGTGTCTGAAGACACAGGACAAGTCCAATCTGTGCTACGTTTACTGTTCAGCTTAAAGAAACAGCATATTGCGAGAGGGAAAGTTCTTCAATATGTCAGTGAATTAAGCCACAAATTTACTCTAAAAATATAGGAAATACATGCATGTTATTGTACATTTGGAAGCTATTTCGTTTAGCATGAAAAGTAGGACTATTCATACGAAAATGCCAATGAAAACGcataaaagaaacaacatttgACTATTTTTGTCGAGTGAATatctaaataataaaagctCACAACACAGAACGAGACCTTTGCTCCACTTTCTGTCTACGTCAAACAGCAAAGCAAGCAGCTGCTAACAGACAGGTCACAACGGACAGGTGGTCAAGGGGTAAATAACAACGAATGTAGTGACACTTATATCATAACTGCACACAAACGGTGATAAAAGCCAAACCTGCTAAGCCACTCTTGCCTCTCAGAGCAGCTCTCAAAGCCATTTTGAGTAGCAAGTAGATCTTCTTCTACAGCACGCACAGGAGAAGcgagtttgttttgttgaaacaGCGCCCTCTTCTGCCCGCTCTGAATAATGCTTTAAAACGACATAGgaaacagaattatttttcttaaaaatagttCCGATTTGcattaggatttttttaaaataataataataattaataataaaagttcTGTAATATAAATGGTGAAAATTTAACATACAAATTCAAATGTATCTCATAAAAGTGAGTATGCACGGCACATTTTAGTAAAtacattattaaatattttagtaattttagtACATACATATTTTAGTACATATACATAAATACATTAGTTAAAAtttgctttatatatatatatatttctcctgACATGTATTGGCGCACTTCTTTtgacagttggtggttaccttagcaaccagtaactgacAGCTCGTCCCCTTCTTCTGTTGCCGTTAGTAGCTGTGGTATGATCAGGATCAGCTCTCTGTTCTCTTTACAAGAATTATATTTGAACCcatattttagacaaatttaattaaatacagtGTTTCATGTATAATTTTGCCATGTTTCGTACATGCTTTTAACATTAGCTAAAATGTTGTCCGTTTATTTTACAACAGTAAACTGCTGTCAGCTGTTCATTGGGAGCTATTGGTCCGTTTTTAgggttatttattatattttgtttaatgtttaagGGCAGGAGGTGCTGGACTGATGTTAACTACCAACTTGATTTTCTCTCATTGTTATTTATGTTAAAGATGAGATTAGTTATTAATGATGTAAATTTATGCGATCACAGTCAGCTCGCCCCTTTCTCTGCTGAAGCTCTTCTCAGTCAGTGAGtatattatatttacatttacaatatGTATTTGTAAACAATAGAGAAGAAATTTGGGTGAAAGCTGACAAATGAACAGCTTTTAGTCCTAATTATTATCAATGAATTTTCCTGTAAAGCCATATTGCACCAGTCAGTGGGAAGGTTCACctgaaaatattggaaaaaagaACCTTTCCTCCTTTATGTGTAATTTTAAGTTTTGTGCTTAAAATTGAAAATGCCACACACTATTTACTCCATTTGCTcacttatttcatgttttgaatgCATTACAGTAGGTGATGTGAAATAAATgagttttggtgttttgtttttattctcccTGCCTTTTGCCCAGAAAGCTCTTCCTCCTCATGGCTGGTGGCCATCGAGTGTCATAGGAAATCCATCGCCGTGCGTCACCTCTGCTGCCCGTATCCTGGGGGACATGCTGCTCCCCTCTGCCTCCTTCTGCCAATTCAACCCCGCCTGAGCATCAGCATGGATCTGGCAGACTTGGAAAACATGAGCAGTGGCTGTGAAGGCAAAAACTGCAGCTTAGCATCAAGGCTCCAGGAGGACTGCAGAACCCAGGACTGCTACTGGGGGGAACCCATGTTTGGACTGATTGAGTTAggtaggtagaaaaaaaaacaaacaaacaaacaagcaaagttTTATGTATTCTAGAAATCTGAACTAAAGTTGAGGACTATCTACCTTAGATGATAGAGCCAAATCAAGATGGCCGCTGACAGCCTCTCTGACTTTAGGTCAAAATTGGAAGCAATAcaaactgcaatgaaaaatatttttgattattttcacttCTGAGCACAATTAGAATGGGTCACAGAAAAGATAGATacttattacattttgaaaagattGAATTTGTCCCTCAACAAAAGTTAGCTAGATTTTCAGGTTTGTTGTCattgttgtttacatttcactGTCTACTTTGGACAGAGAGGAACTGATTGCTATTTTCAAAGAATATGTCAATTTTTGCTGTGTGATTTTTAGGCAATTCAGACAATCCACTGTCATTTCAGTCATTAATCAGTCATCTGGCTGTAGACGCAAGAAAGATGAATGAGTAACAAGAGGAGATTTGGACAAACCTTTCGAGGGAAATCAgttagtttctgttttcagttttcagagaGTGAAGATTTCACAAAttgtaaaactgtattttaaggAACGTGGAATCAGTATTGAGTGTAACTAATGTTAATGTTGCTGTTTCCATGCACGCAACAAACTTTGGTTGTTCtagtttttaatttctctttggttttttaataacatttccacaaatataaaactgtgttttcaaTCTCCCCTGCTCACTTTAGGACAATCCAGTTCACGTTGAGTCCAATTATTTTAGATACTAAACTGGAGAAAATGAAGTGCTGACTCACTAATAAAATAGCAAAGTAGTCGTTTAGTTTAGAGCCAACTGTTTGGAGCAGATGGCAGCGTTGGCAGCGTTAGCTGTTAATGGTTTGCTAGCAGCAGTATTCTCCCAGTGATAACAAATCATCTGTATTCTGTTACTCTCACATCTTCATGTAATATTTTCTATTCTCCCAAAAATCCTCCcacatgaaatatttcagtgacaAAGGGTTCCTCTGTGCTTCCAGAGACATATTTAGATGAGTGGACCCACCAACGACGTCAAACAGAAAGAACCCAGCGACTAGgcaactttctttcttttgtcttttagaTTACAAACTGCAGAATATCAAACAGAATCCAGACTCTAGGAAAACATTGGTTAGCCAGTCACAATATTCTCAGATGTTTTccattgctgtttatttttttctttttcaaatcgTCATTTTAGTTTAAATCCTGGACGGTCCGCTAGGCTAAAGCTAATGGCCAGTCTGAGAAGGACTAAGACTAAAGTGGACTTTAAAGATCTTAAAATTATTCCAATctacaaaaaaatgtcatagaattttagattaaaatctttttttatgaacCTAAAGACATGGGCTTCAAAATTTTGATTAACCCACATATTCctgacattttccttttttcttcttttttttttacattacagaATGACCCAGTCATTTATCATCCCATCCGTTGGAGATCAACATTAGGTGCaagcatttaatgtttttggagCAAATATATTATCACTATCCAAAGTGTGACaatcatttaaagaaatatatgcAAACTTTGAAAATCGTTGCAGTTTTGTAGATCTTAAGGAGATATTGtagctttatttattatttattattggaTTTAAAATTTGACCCATTTTAATGATACAACATCACTTATAGCTTGTTTGCTCATCATTTGttggtttattgtttgtttgttttttccaaaagtCTCGGGCAAAAAACCCAATCTGAACATTCAGAACTACAAAAAGGCTAGTTCTTCTAAAACACTTCAATCTATGCTCTTGTTCCAGTTTGCGTGACGATGGTTTATATTCCACTGATGTTATTCGGCCTTCTTGGGAACACCTTGACCATACTGGTGGTGTGGCTTCGTCCGCACATGAGGAGCTCGACGTACCTGTACCTGAGCAGCATGGCCGTCAGCGACCTGCTGATTCTCCTTCTGCTCCCTCTGGATCTGTACAAGGTACACTCAGGGTGAACTCGGTCCTGTCTACATGCAGccacaatgtttttttcttttcttaaggaGCATCCTCCCTGTTTGAGAGAAAGGAACAGACCATGTTGCTCATGTTGCAAATCTCAGTCTGCCCAGTGATGATTGCTTAAACAAGTTACTGCTGCTGTCCCCTCAGGGAGAATCCTTCAGAAttaggttttctttctttccagtGTTGTGCTACACTCACGGTGGTCTGAAGACactcttttatttcttctgtgcCAGTGAAATAATCATGAAACcttgcaaaaatgttcacacCCATTTAAGTCTATTTTGATTTAATGAATACATTGCCTCATAGACAAACTTAAGTAATGCAAACTTCTAAActagaacaattttttttccccaaaattttTCCGCATTTACAGCAGAAGTGAAGGCCAGTCTATTGGCATTAACCTGAGCCAGCGTTGTACATCTACAGACTAATGTTTGTTCATAGTCCCCTGATAGATTGAATAGAGAGCCTCcctgaacatcaattttcagtACTTGCTGTCCAGACCAAATGTTGAATGAGGggctggtttttttttaccaagttgGCTCTGAAGGTAACTAATCGAACCTTTTCAGGGTATGACCTCCCTGATGTCCGCTTccactgagccaggttctgctggGAGTATCTTCCTGCCAAAGGGAAGTCTTCCTTTCCGCTGCCCCTCCAGTACAGTCTGACTGTAAGGTCAACGACGAGCATCTTGAGATGATTTTGTTGTGAATTTGGGCTGTAtaagaaaactgaatttaattataTCAGCCCAAACTAGGTGGAAGACAATTGTATGCCATCTATTTTCCTCATTATCTTCTTCTTTCCCTTCCACTTCCACATATTCATCAATGTGTCGGCTAATCGGACGTATTCTTCTGTCTCCTCCAGCTCTGGAGACCCAGACCGTGGCCCCTGGGAGACCTTGCCTGCAAGCTGACTATGTTCCTCTCAGAGTGCTGCACCTTCTGCACCATCCTCCACATCACCTTCCTGTCCCTGGAGCGGTACGTGGCGGTGTGCTGGCCGATCACAGCCAAGACCGTCGTGACGCGCCGCAGAACCAGGGTCATCATCGGCTGCCTGTGGCTGGGTGCGGCTGTCAGCGCGTCGCCCGTCTTGATTATGGTCGGAGTGGAGGACGTCGGGGGAGAGGAGTTTGGGCTCAACCAGTGGAGGGAGGATGGGGGCCGGCTGGGCGGAGAGGGAGAACAGGGAGGGATAATGATGAACGTAGCGGAGAGAGGAGGCGCAGTCATGGCTTTGCTGGATCCACGGTTGGAGGAAATAAAGTTgggagagaaggagaaagaagaaTGGGCTGAAGACCTCACAGACTTTATATGGCTTGACGACAAAAACAGCAGATCAAGAGAGGGAACTGAATGGAAACCAGCGGAcattaaagataaaacagaagaaGCTGAGGAGCCAAATGAGGAGAAAAGGAAGATGGAATTtgagaaaaatcagcaaaacaaaaagaaagaagatgaGGGGGGAGGTAGAGAGGAGAGAGCCGATTCAAGCCGTGGCGGAGAGATCGACAGGAGGGAGTGCCGCTGTACGCACTACGCCATCTCCTCAGGTCTCTTGTCCGCCATGATGATTCTCTCCAACTTGTACTTCCTGGTGCCCCTTTGCATCCTGGGTCTGGTGTACACCCTCATTGGACGAACACTGTGGCTCCGCCCAAAGAGCAGCAGAAGAGACCAGAGTCACCGAAGCACAGTGAAGATGTTAGGTGAGTGCCTTGCCATGAACCTTCAAACTGTGTAAAGCTCAAGAGTCCATTATGAGCGAGAGAAATGTATGAATCTGTGATATAAATATCTTATGCACGATATGCACTGACTGAGCAAGACAAGTGAGAAGCAAAGTCAACTGTCTTAAGTTGGTAAAACATTGTCTTTGGTCATAGATAAAGCATCACAATGAAAACTTCAGTCATGAGGCTGAATTGGCAGTCTATAGTCATTCATACTTCTTTGAATGCTCCTTGTCACCCTGGTCAGTGAAGGGGTTCCTGGTCAACTCCCCAGTGTCCAGTCAAGCCGTTCTGACTGGTTGCTCAATCTAGCAACACTAAAGTTACCATCTACATTGGAGTTTCATAACTCCAATGAAACTCCAACTCCGCTGTCAAACTGCAGGGATGTTTACCCCGTCGAACACACTATGAAACTTCAAAGTAGATGCTAATTTTGGTGTTGCTACCAGCTAACAGTTAGCAAGTTGCAGTACACTTAcagtgatttctttttattctgtttgtctGCCATTGTCCTTTCTTTTTAACCGATTTCGCCAAACCCTGCCACACTCTGTAATGTACTCCATAGTAGTGGAGACTTCTTTAATCATTTCTAAGCGAGTGTTTCTGGCAAGCCTGATTGTAAATCTCTGTTTCTTAACTCGATCGCCAGAAATGGGCAACAACTCAACGATGAGTTTCTActctttcattttatgttttgaagtACAGATGATCAAATCCCGTCCTGTCACATTCAATGCTGACAATAGCTCTCTGGTTTTGGTTTCACACAACCATGGGAAGGAAATGTTAATTCAAGGTCAATCTATAAGAGCTAGCAACTTGTTAGCTTGTCACAATGCTAACAAGTTGTTTATAACTTGTCTGTCTGTGCTacttttatatacatattttacttgttgacgccaacaagtaaaatatgtacaaaggacaactttttttttttaaagaagtagCTTCTTGAAATTCTGTAAAAAGTTTAGTATGTGTGTGCAGGTTTTACTTTACTCTCTTAAATTCTCTCTCCTCTCCATCTTTACCTCCACCAGGAGTGATCGTCTTGGCATTTGTGCTCTGCTGGCTTCCCTTCCACGTCGGCCGGACTATATTATCCCTTTCCCTCGGCTCCAGCGTCGAGAGACAAGACGCCTCCATGAACGCCACGTCCCACGCTGACGCGAACACCGGCGCGCTCGAGAAAATCAGGACAAAGCGACAGTCTCACAACAGTACAACGTATGAAGTGCCAAACAGGACAGCGGCTCCTGGAGGCCCGCAAAAGGTCAAACAAAGTCTCGGCCCTCTCACCACCACCACGAGCGTGTACACCGCGACGCCCCCCGACCTTTATGTTGACGTCGCACTCGACGCTCTCTTAAACAGCACACACTCTCACCCTGACACTCACATGTACTTTCTGTACTATCTGTCTCAGTATTTTAATCTGGCGTCTTCTGTCCTCTTCTACCTCAGCGCCGCTGTCAATCCCTTACTTTATAACCTGATGTCTGCCAGGTACAGACTGGCTGTCCACAGCCTCATACACaaacaccctcacacacacacacaccgcctgCGCACGCTCACGGCTCGGcactccaccaccaccaccttgTAAGCTACCAGCAGAGCTGCGACGTTCTCTCCAGATCACCCCACAGATTTAGGGCTTAGCGCCGGAACGGCATGGAAGAAGGTTACTTTTATGTCTTGAGA
This window encodes:
- the LOC116735478 gene encoding growth hormone secretagogue receptor type 1-like, which codes for MDLADLENMSSGCEGKNCSLASRLQEDCRTQDCYWGEPMFGLIELVCVTMVYIPLMLFGLLGNTLTILVVWLRPHMRSSTYLYLSSMAVSDLLILLLLPLDLYKLWRPRPWPLGDLACKLTMFLSECCTFCTILHITFLSLERYVAVCWPITAKTVVTRRRTRVIIGCLWLGAAVSASPVLIMVGVEDVGGEEFGLNQWREDGGRLGGEGEQGGIMMNVAERGGAVMALLDPRLEEIKLGEKEKEEWAEDLTDFIWLDDKNSRSREGTEWKPADIKDKTEEAEEPNEEKRKMEFEKNQQNKKKEDEGGGREERADSSRGGEIDRRECRCTHYAISSGLLSAMMILSNLYFLVPLCILGLVYTLIGRTLWLRPKSSRRDQSHRSTVKMLGVIVLAFVLCWLPFHVGRTILSLSLGSSVERQDASMNATSHADANTGALEKIRTKRQSHNSTTYEVPNRTAAPGGPQKVKQSLGPLTTTTSVYTATPPDLYVDVALDALLNSTHSHPDTHMYFLYYLSQYFNLASSVLFYLSAAVNPLLYNLMSARYRLAVHSLIHKHPHTHTHRLRTLTARHSTTTTL